The Manis javanica isolate MJ-LG chromosome 6, MJ_LKY, whole genome shotgun sequence genome contains a region encoding:
- the PRRT4 gene encoding proline-rich transmembrane protein 4 yields MAGHGCLGLGLFCGVLLAVPVGPQPASSVPRVSLTTLTPPPQSEASMLSLNLGLNFKFHLRGPAAAWGSPVTETQPLSPGPSQEPEEEVAGGLRSDSLWELLMGSLGNYPPEWGSAEGSSTPWTSSLPLESTSLLTGPTDGPTAPYQPRMGTMTWDTALTTTAPPSSAPRPHQSELELRFDVALRAGVAPTLGHRTLPLLPSLRASLAEIAGHLGPFGFLGTTLSPVRNFSGLSPPSPTTSPSSDSGVTDSLGLFGTTLSPPPNPLEKKLPSPHLLDPAASPSSVSVVTALIDHPSIPTSVPDDPSPASIGNPSVQPECGPGSCSIGELPEREGQPPVAPLPLFFLTLEADWAEARAHWGLAWEAHVYGVGTLFGLVALLALLALALLPWRCPPGAPCLALLDLLLFSAGTTRAFPLFYDAYGHRDRLPVLVWLLLQDLPLPCLAAGLGLACLLLARPRPQRCPAGLAALLLLGLGLAAAAALGSAAHRPLRLLRLASRGLHAFLATLLSGLLLALSCWGGRRRRAGVPLGGSGFKGATPLPQARSPFAPRESWRRAARTAPVAGTFGLLSGALQGYEVLHALGYGGQPGLEGPWPWWAFQLGLRLGEVGVALPLALLGLYPALCSPRVPPRCWAKLFRLSPGHAAPLLPGGWAPGPSDKEPLGAAIARGDAELLQLCALAGPGPDLLLQGGGCRGFEGAAANSVPSPASSPCSDYTVDFRPPSPINLRRSIEEALCSEALLAPGLFQGPAFGEALPGLSLYGTSPLGVETGSRPNGRSEEAPGFPAPPELPSPGVWPAGSSASSSSLCGLSRDSSSMLLCSSPERPPRCPLVCVLSPPGPSGSSPSLPASSSYQALSPPSRDSPEPAPELQAEEASLQEQFLDACRQIDELSVGSDTIDL; encoded by the exons ATGGCAGGGCATGGctgtctggggctggggctgttCTGCGGGGTCCTGCTTGCTGTTCCTGTGGGCCCCCAGCCTGCCTCCTCCGTCCCACGTGTCTCTCTCACTACTTTGACACCACCACCTCAGAGTGAGGCCTCTATGCTGTCTCTCAACCTGGGACTTAACTTCAAATTCCACCTTCGGGGACCTGCTGCTGCCTGGGGGAGCCCTGTCACAGAGACCCAGCCACTGTCTCCTGGGCCCAGCCAGGAGCCGGAGGAAGAGGTGGCTGGTGGGCTGAGGAGTGACTCTCTTTGGGAACTGCTGATGGGCTCCCTCGGGAACTACCCCCCAGAGTGGGGCTCTGCTGAGGGCAGCTCTACTCCTTGGACCTCCTCCCTGCCTCTAGAGTCCACATCCCTCCTCACTGGGCCCACTGACGGGCCCACTGCTCCCTATCAGCCCAGGATGGGCACTATGACCTGGGACACTGCTCTGACGACTACAGCACCTCCATCTAGTGCTCCCAGGCCCCACCAGAGCGAGCTGGAGCTGAGATTTGATGTGGCGCTGAGAGCAGGCGTGGCCCCCACACTGGGGCACCGAACActgcccctgctgcccagccTAAGGGCCAGCCTGGCAGAGATTGCTGGGCACCTGGGCCCCTTTG GGTTCCTTGGCACCACTCTGTCCCCAGTCCGGAACTTCTCAGGCCTCAGTCCCCCAAGCCCAACTACATCCCCAAGCTCGGACTCTGGAGTTACGGATTCTCTAG GGTTATTTGGCAccactctctccccacctccaaacCCCTTGGAGAAAAAGCTCCCAAGCCCACATCTGTTGGATCCAGCTGCTTCCCCAAGCTCTGTCTCAGTTGTAACAGCATTAATAG ACCACCCCAGCATTCCCACCTCTGTTCCAGATGACCCCTCTCCTGCCAGTATTGGGAACCCTTCGGTGCAACCAGAGTGTGGGCCAGGGTCCTGCAGCATCGGAGAGTTGCCTGAACGTGAGGGGCAGCCTCCTGTGGCCCCGCTGCCCCTCTTCTTCCTGACCCTAGAGGCCgactgggcagaggccagggctcACTGGGGGCTGGCCTGGGAGGCCCATGTGTACGGGGTAGGCACGCTCTTCGGTCTGGTGGCCCTGCTGGCGCTGTTGGCTCTGGCCCTCTTGCCCTGGCGCTGCCCACCCGGTGCCCCCTGCCTGGCGCTGCTGGACCTGCTCCTGTTCTCTGCAGGGACCACGCGGGCCTTCCCGCTCTTCTACGACGCCTATGGGCACCGCGACCGGCTGCCCGTGCTAGTCTGGCTGCTGCTTCAGGACCTTCCGCTGCCCTGCCTGGCCGCTGGCCTGGGACTGGCCTGCCTGCTGCTGGCCCGGCCGCGCCCGCAGCGGTGTCCCGCTGGGCTGGCCGCGCTGCtgctcctggggctggggctggctgccGCCGCCGCCCTCGGGAGCGCGGCCCACCGCCCGCTGCGGCTCCTGAGGCTCGCCTCCCGAGGGCTGCACGCCTTCCTCGCCACCCTCCTGTCCGGTCTCCTGCTGGCGCTCTCCTGCTGGGGGGGTCGGCGGCGGCGGGCTGGAGTGCCCCTGGGAGGGTCTGGCTTCAAGGGCGCCACTCCTCTCCCGCAGGCGCGCAGCCCCTTTGCCCCGCGGGAGTCTTGGCGGCGGGCGGCGCGCACTGCACCCGTGGCGGGCACCTTTGGGCTGCTGAGCGGAGCCCTGCAGGGCTATGAGGTGCTACACGCCCTGGGCTATGGCGGCCAGCCCGGCCTAGAAGGGCCCTGGCCCTGGTGGGCCTTCCAGCTAGGCCTGCGCCTGGGCGAGGTGGGCGTCGCGCTCCCCTTGGCACTGCTGGGCCTCTACCCGGCGCTCTGCAGTCCCCGTGTGCCGCCGCGCTGCTGGGCCAAGCTCTTCCGCTTGTCCCCTGGCCACGCGGCTCCACTGCTGCCCGGAGGCTGGGCCCCCGGGCCCTCGGACAAGGAGCCCCTGGGTGCAGCCATCGCGCGTGGCGACGCGGAGCTACTGCAGCTGTGCGCCCTGGCAGGGCCAGGCCCCGATCTCCTACTCCAGGGAGGCGGCTGCCGGGGCTTCGAAGGCGCGGCGGCCAACTCGGTCCCTTCCCCGGCCTCCTCCCCCTGCAGCGATTATACCGTGGACTTCCGCCCGCCCTCCCCAATCAACCTAAGGCGCAGCATAGAGGAAGCCCTCTGCAGCGAGGCCCTGCTCGCGCCCGGCCTCTTCCAGGGCCCCGCGTTCGGGGAAGCCCTGCCTGGGCTCAGCCTCTACGGCACATCCCCTCTGGGGGTGGAGACGGGGTCCCGGCCCAATGGGAGGTCTGAGGAGGCCCCTGGCTTCCCCGCACCCCCAGAGCTCCCCTCTCCCGGGGTCTGGCCTGCGGGCAGCAGCGCCTCGTCCAGCTCGCTCTGTGGACTCTCCCGGGACAGCTCGTCCATGCTGCTGTGCTCCAGCCCGGAGAGGCCCCCACGTTGTCCTCTGGTCTGCGTCCTTAGTCCCCCCGGGCCCTCAGGAAGCAGCCCAAGCCTCCCGGCCTCAAGCTCCTACCAGGCCCTGTCCCCACCCTCCCGCGACTCCCCAGAGCCTGCTCCTGAGCTGCAGGCCGAAGAGGCCTCGCTACAGGAGCAATTCCTGGACGCCTGCCGACAGATCGACGAGCTGAGTGTGGGCAGCGACACCATAGACCTGTGA